The genomic DNA AGTTTCTTAGAAGTAGTTGAAAAAGAAGGTGAAGATTATGGCTATGAAATATTTAACGAAACTATTGACACCATCATCATTGGTAGGAAAACTTTTGATTGGGTTGAAAGAGAAATCGGTTCTTCTCATTATGATAATGGGGAAAGAGACGTGTATGTGATCACAAGAACCGAAAGACCAGATGCTGGTAAAATAAAATTCTACACTGGAAGTTTACCTGAATTAGTGCATCGATTAAAAAGTGAGAAAGGGAAAAATATTTATTGTGATGGAGGGGCAGAAATAATAAACGAGCTATTAAAATATGACTTGATTGATGAACTCATTATCTCAATCATTCCGATTTTGGTAGGTAATGGAACAAGGCTATTTAAAGACGGGAGGCCTGAACAAATGCTTGATTTCG from Pontibacter liquoris includes the following:
- a CDS encoding dihydrofolate reductase family protein, whose amino-acid sequence is MRKLSLFIATSLDGYIAKPNDDLSFLEVVEKEGEDYGYEIFNETIDTIIIGRKTFDWVEREIGSSHYDNGERDVYVITRTERPDAGKIKFYTGSLPELVHRLKSEKGKNIYCDGGAEIINELLKYDLIDELIISIIPILVGNGTRLFKDGRPEQMLDFVTAKTFDTGLTQLHYKRKR